The genomic stretch CTATTTAGCTGAAATTACCCCACGAGCTCCCCATTAATCGCAATCCGGTTGGCGCCGTAGGACTTGGCGAGATACATCGATTCGTCCGCCGCGCGAATGAGATCGAGCTCCGTCTTGCCTCCTGCCCAAAGCGTACAGCCGACGCTGGTGGACATCGGCAGTTGAAACTCCTTAATCCGCATCGGCGACTCTAGTTGCCCGGTCAAACGCTTGGCCACCTGCATCAAGCCGTCGTAGCCATCATTCAGCCATGCCGCGACCACGAACTCATCTCCGCCTACGCGCGCGATCAGATCGGATTCGCGAACCGCTTTCTTGATGCGATTCGCGAATTCTACAAGCACGAGATCGCCGACCTCATGTCCGTAAGTATCGTTGCATTGCTTGAATTTATTCAAATCGAGGTAGAACACCCCGAATATGCCTTCATCTCGACTGGCCCGATTCATCCAACCTTGGAATCGATCGCTAAAGCCTCTACGATTCAGCAGTCCCGTCAGAATGTCGCGCTCTGTCAATTGAATAAGCTCGCTCTCTAGTTTTTCGCGTCGTTCAATTTCGGCTCTTAATTGAACCAATAATTGCTCGTAATCGTTCAGAATCCGAATTTTGTCGTCGTAGTT from Tumebacillus algifaecis encodes the following:
- a CDS encoding sensor domain-containing diguanylate cyclase → MFENPHLKVIMEVQQQILLSNFDLKLFMQTICDRMCLLTDADGSTIEMLAGDEMVYAAVSGTLQPHLGIRINKNGSLSGLCVTVKEILYSPDTQQDDRVNKEACMKVGARSMVCIPLFESSNAVGVLKVISGRPDAFSSRDIETLQLLSLALGSELGKQINYDDKIRILNDYEQLLVQLRAEIERREKLESELIQLTERDILTGLLNRRGFSDRFQGWMNRASRDEGIFGVFYLDLNKFKQCNDTYGHEVGDLVLVEFANRIKKAVRESDLIARVGGDEFVVAAWLNDGYDGLMQVAKRLTGQLESPMRIKEFQLPMSTSVGCTLWAGGKTELDLIRAADESMYLAKSYGANRIAINGELVG